A window of the Pseudoalteromonas sp. A25 genome harbors these coding sequences:
- a CDS encoding DUF294 nucleotidyltransferase-like domain-containing protein, translated as MEVEHQEIANFLEAYPPFTDLPSEALNRLACHVEVSYYRQDSEIFEYGQQITYLYVIRSGAVELLRRSGELYHRISAGGIFGHRGLLMNRKVRFDANTLEDTLVYCIPVDIFDEYCNEFEFFADYFEADDNARLKMTVSKHADSNDMTTAKVTKLILKEAVYVDQNSTVRQAAQVMADEQVSSLLIYDPAKPVIEDPEEDDAQVVGLISDRDLRSKVVAKGLPYDTPVADIMTTDVVLIDSNAYVFEAMMLMLRDNVHHLPIVHKRKPIGMLTLSDILRYESQSSLLFVQGLMEQKSVEDLAHYSTQLSTIFTRMVNEDANSHMIGSAMSVIGKTFKHKLLELAEAKLGPPPIQYCFIALGSMARDEQLLVTDQDNALILDNRYQPDKHGRYFEQLAKYVCDGLANCGYKYCDGGIMASNPSWRLTLDQWQAQFNDWIENPKPEALLNSSIFFDLEGVWGEIKWAEQLTTFVSKKAQNTPSFLAAMAHNALRRTPPLGFFNGFVLEQDGEHKRSMNIKRRGTAPLSDLIRVHALAVGSRKQNSFERLQDINEANILPKGKVLDLEAALEYIAIMRIKHQSWQIEQGDKPDNSLPPETLSEFEQRNLKEAFGVLDKAQSFLKFRYQNKAKMK; from the coding sequence ATGGAAGTTGAACATCAGGAAATTGCCAACTTTTTAGAAGCTTACCCTCCATTTACCGATCTGCCCTCTGAGGCATTAAATAGACTAGCCTGTCATGTTGAGGTGAGTTATTACCGCCAAGATAGCGAAATTTTTGAATATGGGCAGCAAATTACTTATCTCTATGTGATCAGATCAGGGGCTGTAGAGCTACTAAGGCGTTCTGGGGAGCTGTATCATCGTATTTCTGCAGGCGGTATTTTTGGCCATCGAGGGTTATTAATGAACCGCAAAGTCCGTTTCGATGCCAACACCTTAGAAGACACGCTGGTATATTGTATTCCTGTAGATATATTCGATGAGTATTGTAACGAATTTGAATTTTTTGCAGATTATTTTGAAGCAGATGATAACGCGCGATTGAAAATGACGGTGTCTAAACATGCTGATAGCAACGACATGACAACCGCAAAGGTAACCAAGCTCATTTTAAAAGAAGCCGTTTATGTAGACCAAAATAGTACTGTACGCCAAGCAGCGCAGGTTATGGCCGACGAACAAGTATCCTCGTTGTTAATCTATGATCCGGCTAAACCTGTGATAGAGGATCCTGAAGAAGATGATGCTCAGGTAGTTGGACTAATAAGTGATAGAGATTTACGTAGCAAAGTAGTTGCTAAAGGCTTACCTTACGACACACCAGTTGCAGATATCATGACAACCGATGTTGTTCTAATCGACTCTAACGCCTATGTGTTCGAAGCAATGATGCTTATGCTAAGAGATAACGTGCATCACTTGCCAATTGTACATAAACGCAAACCCATTGGTATGCTGACCTTATCGGACATTTTGCGCTACGAATCGCAGAGTAGCTTGTTATTTGTACAAGGGCTTATGGAGCAAAAAAGTGTTGAAGATTTAGCACATTACTCAACCCAGCTCAGTACTATTTTTACGCGCATGGTTAATGAAGACGCCAACTCACATATGATCGGTTCAGCAATGTCGGTAATAGGAAAAACTTTTAAACACAAGCTCTTAGAACTTGCTGAAGCTAAGTTGGGCCCACCACCCATTCAATACTGCTTTATCGCACTCGGGTCAATGGCACGTGATGAGCAGTTGCTTGTAACGGATCAAGATAATGCTTTAATTCTCGATAACCGTTACCAACCTGATAAGCATGGTAGATACTTTGAACAATTGGCCAAATATGTTTGTGATGGTTTAGCTAATTGCGGCTATAAGTACTGTGATGGTGGCATAATGGCGAGCAACCCTTCGTGGCGTCTAACGCTAGATCAGTGGCAAGCGCAATTTAATGACTGGATAGAAAACCCAAAACCCGAAGCACTATTGAATAGCTCAATATTTTTTGATTTAGAAGGTGTTTGGGGAGAAATAAAATGGGCAGAGCAACTTACAACCTTTGTGAGCAAAAAAGCTCAAAATACCCCAAGCTTTTTAGCGGCAATGGCTCATAACGCACTGAGAAGAACACCGCCACTTGGGTTCTTTAATGGCTTTGTGTTGGAGCAAGATGGCGAGCATAAACGTTCTATGAACATAAAAAGACGTGGTACAGCGCCACTTTCAGACTTGATACGAGTCCATGCGCTCGCTGTCGGGTCACGAAAACAAAATTCTTTTGAAAGATTACAAGATATAAACGAAGCAAATATTCTCCCTAAAGGAAAAGTGCTCGACCTTGAAGCAGCGCTTGAGTACATCGCTATTATGAGAATAAAACACCAGTCTTGGCAGATTGAACAAGGTGATAAGCCTGACAACAGTTTACCGCCAGAGACGTTATCTGAATTTGAGCAACGAAACCTCAAAGAAGCTTTTGGCGTGCTAGATAAAGCGCAAAGCTTTTTAAAATTTAGATATCAAAACAAAGCTAAAATGAAGTAA